In one Silene latifolia isolate original U9 population chromosome 10, ASM4854445v1, whole genome shotgun sequence genomic region, the following are encoded:
- the LOC141606543 gene encoding uncharacterized protein LOC141606543, giving the protein MGFFSFMGRVLFASIFILSAWQMFNEFGVDGGPTATELAPKVSHFRELIGSKLGVNLPEIQIKQLVATSTAIKGIGGVLFVFGSSFGAYLLLIHLLCATPFLYDFYNYHPAQPEFSSLLHEFLQNVALFGALLFFIGMKNSLPRRQIKKKAPKSKTV; this is encoded by the exons ATGGGGTTCTTTTCATTCATGGGTAGGGTTTTATTTGCCTCAATCTTCATTCTATCTGCTTGGCAAAT GTTCAATGAATTCGGAGTGGATGGCGGGCCAACTGCAACGGAATTGGCGCCAAAAGTCAGTCATTTCAGGGAACTTATAGGTTCAAAACTTGGGGTGAACTTACCAGAAATTCAG ATTAAGCAACTTGTTGCAACTTCAACTGCTATTAAAGGAATTGGGGGCGTTCTTTTCGTATTTGGCAGCAGTTTTGGAGCATATCTTTTG CTTATTCACTTGTTATGTGCGACACCTTTCCTCTACGACTTCTATAACTATCATCCAGCTCAACCAGAGTTCTCCAGCCTGTTGCACGAGTTCTTGCAG AATGTGGCGCTCTTTGGGGCCTTGTTGTTCTTCATAGGAATGAAGAACTCTTTACCAAGGAGGCAAATCAAGAAAAAAGCTCCAAAGTCCAAGACTGTCTAA